In the Rhizobium sp. CB3090 genome, one interval contains:
- a CDS encoding ATP-dependent Clp protease proteolytic subunit, whose amino-acid sequence MNDEDEQEEKTKELPLGKDAEANLFKSRSIFIYGGITQELAQKVCSQLVALAAASDEDIRIYVNSPGGHVESGDSIHDMIKFIKPKVWMIGSGWVASAGALIYVAAPRERRICLPNTRFLLHQPSGGTRGMASDIEIQAREIIKMNERLNRIFSEATGQPVERIAKDTDRDYWLSAEEAKAYGLVSRIVTSQADI is encoded by the coding sequence ATGAACGACGAAGACGAACAGGAAGAAAAGACAAAAGAGCTGCCGTTGGGCAAGGACGCGGAGGCGAATCTTTTCAAATCGCGCTCGATCTTCATCTATGGCGGCATCACGCAGGAACTGGCGCAGAAGGTCTGCTCGCAGCTCGTGGCACTCGCGGCCGCCAGCGATGAGGATATCCGCATTTACGTGAATTCGCCCGGCGGCCACGTCGAATCCGGCGATTCCATTCACGACATGATCAAGTTCATCAAGCCGAAGGTCTGGATGATCGGTTCCGGCTGGGTCGCTTCCGCGGGCGCGCTGATCTACGTGGCAGCTCCCAGGGAACGCCGCATCTGCCTGCCGAACACCCGCTTCCTGCTGCACCAACCGTCTGGCGGCACGCGCGGCATGGCCTCCGACATCGAAATTCAGGCTCGCGAGATCATCAAGATGAACGAGCGTCTGAACAGGATCTTCTCGGAAGCCACTGGCCAGCCCGTCGAGCGCATCGCCAAGGATACCGACCGCGATTACTGGTTGTCTGCGGAAGAAGCCAAGGCTTATGGCCTGGTTTCGCGGATCGTGACGTCGCAGGCCGATATTTAA
- a CDS encoding cation diffusion facilitator family transporter yields the protein MNGQGNQTIRQLALWGIPLSLGVLALKMLAWWVTGSVALLSDALESLVNVVAAFIAFFVIRYAQKPADHDHPFGHHKAEYLSAVTEGAMIIVAALMIVQEAVGHLSNPQPLQAPVLGLAINFAAGIINALWALTLIRAGHEHRSPALTADGQHIMSDVYTSIGVLVGLLLALGTGYPIFDPVLAILVAINILYQGWKVISNSIDGLMDKAVLPEEETAIKEAIATHANGSLGVHDLKTRRAGAVTFVDFHLVVPAAMPVREAHRICDRLEDAIRAIHAGAEITIHVEPEGEKAHGIRVKVIKET from the coding sequence ATGAACGGACAGGGCAACCAGACGATACGGCAATTGGCCCTCTGGGGCATTCCGCTATCGCTCGGCGTCTTGGCGCTGAAGATGCTCGCCTGGTGGGTGACGGGCTCCGTGGCGCTGCTGTCGGACGCCTTGGAATCCCTCGTCAATGTCGTGGCCGCGTTCATCGCTTTCTTCGTCATCCGCTATGCGCAGAAGCCGGCGGATCACGATCATCCCTTCGGCCATCACAAGGCGGAGTATCTTTCGGCCGTCACCGAAGGCGCGATGATCATCGTCGCTGCGCTGATGATCGTGCAGGAGGCGGTGGGGCATTTGAGCAATCCGCAGCCGTTGCAGGCGCCCGTCCTTGGCCTTGCCATCAACTTTGCCGCCGGTATCATCAATGCCCTATGGGCGCTGACCTTGATCCGCGCTGGGCACGAACACCGCTCGCCGGCCCTGACTGCGGATGGGCAGCACATCATGTCCGATGTCTATACCTCGATTGGCGTATTGGTCGGACTGCTGCTGGCGCTTGGCACCGGCTATCCGATATTCGACCCGGTCCTTGCCATTCTCGTCGCCATCAACATCCTCTATCAAGGTTGGAAAGTGATTTCCAATTCCATCGATGGACTGATGGACAAGGCCGTGTTGCCGGAAGAGGAGACGGCGATCAAGGAGGCGATCGCCACGCATGCCAACGGCTCGCTAGGTGTGCACGATCTGAAGACGCGCCGGGCAGGCGCCGTGACTTTCGTCGATTTCCACCTCGTCGTGCCAGCGGCAATGCCGGTCCGTGAGGCGCATCGCATCTGCGACCGCCTTGAAGACGCCATACGGGCGATCCATGCGGGTGCGGAAATAACCATTCACGTGGAGCCCGAGGGCGAGAAGGCCCATGGCATCCGCGTCAAAGTGATCAAGGAGACCTAA
- the leuA gene encoding 2-isopropylmalate synthase, producing MDANSHSPKGMPEAAVKYRAYPQINIPDRTWPSKTITKAPIWCSVDLRDGNQALIDPMGHDRKARMFHLLLEMGFKEIEIGFPSASQTDFDFARWCIEQGNVPDDVSLQVLVQCRPELITRTFEALQGANRPIVHFYNSTSELQRRVVFAKDVKGIKEIAVDAAKMITDMAAKAGGGYRFEYSPESFTGTELDVALEICNAVIEVVKPTPDNKLIINLPSTVEMATPNIYADQIEWMCRNLDNRENLIISLHPHNDRGTGIAAAELALMAGADRVEGTLFGNGERTGNVDVVTMALNMFTQGVDPELDCSNIERMKEVFEYSNQMAIGERHPYVGELVYTAFSGSHQDAINKGMKAAKVANHPIWEVPYLPIDPQDVGRTYEAIIRINSQSGKGGIAYIMQQDYGLNLPRNLQVEYREEIQRITDEEGKELPSKRIYDHFIERYVTQSDARIRFVDHHTFADPENKGQRIVAAEITDNGEVKRIEGRGNGPIDGFINALSIYLGIPMSVEDYSEHSLQHGSNASAISYVETSYPGGKLFGAGINTNIVAASLEAIVSAANRVLDIRAKQG from the coding sequence ATGGACGCGAACAGCCATTCCCCCAAAGGCATGCCCGAGGCAGCGGTGAAATACCGGGCTTACCCGCAGATCAATATTCCCGATCGAACCTGGCCTTCAAAAACCATCACCAAGGCGCCGATCTGGTGTTCCGTCGATTTGCGCGACGGCAACCAGGCGCTCATCGATCCGATGGGTCATGACCGCAAGGCCCGCATGTTCCATCTGTTGCTGGAGATGGGCTTCAAGGAAATCGAGATCGGTTTTCCTTCGGCATCGCAGACCGATTTTGACTTCGCCCGCTGGTGCATCGAGCAAGGCAATGTGCCTGACGACGTTTCGCTGCAGGTTTTGGTGCAGTGCCGCCCAGAGCTGATCACCCGCACTTTCGAGGCCCTGCAAGGTGCCAACAGGCCGATCGTGCATTTCTACAATTCCACCAGCGAATTGCAGCGCCGTGTGGTGTTTGCCAAGGATGTGAAGGGGATCAAGGAGATCGCCGTCGATGCGGCCAAGATGATCACAGACATGGCGGCCAAAGCAGGGGGCGGCTACCGCTTCGAATATTCGCCGGAAAGCTTTACCGGCACCGAGCTGGATGTGGCGCTGGAGATCTGCAACGCCGTTATCGAGGTGGTGAAACCGACGCCGGACAACAAGCTGATCATCAACCTGCCGTCCACCGTCGAAATGGCGACGCCGAACATCTATGCCGACCAGATCGAATGGATGTGCCGCAATCTCGACAACCGCGAAAACCTGATTATCTCGCTGCATCCGCACAATGACCGCGGCACGGGTATCGCCGCTGCGGAACTGGCGCTGATGGCCGGCGCCGATCGTGTCGAAGGCACGCTGTTCGGCAATGGCGAGCGCACCGGCAATGTCGATGTCGTCACCATGGCGCTGAACATGTTCACGCAAGGCGTCGATCCCGAGCTGGATTGCTCCAACATCGAGCGCATGAAGGAAGTCTTCGAATATTCCAACCAGATGGCGATCGGTGAGCGTCACCCTTATGTCGGCGAGCTGGTCTACACCGCCTTTTCCGGCTCGCATCAGGATGCGATCAACAAGGGCATGAAGGCCGCCAAGGTCGCGAACCATCCGATTTGGGAAGTGCCGTATCTGCCGATCGATCCACAGGATGTCGGCCGCACCTACGAGGCGATCATCCGCATCAACTCGCAGTCGGGCAAGGGTGGCATCGCCTATATCATGCAGCAGGATTACGGGCTCAACCTGCCGCGTAATCTCCAGGTGGAATATCGCGAGGAGATCCAGCGCATCACCGACGAAGAGGGCAAGGAGCTGCCGTCCAAGCGCATCTACGATCACTTCATCGAGCGTTACGTGACCCAGTCGGACGCGCGCATCCGCTTCGTCGACCATCACACCTTCGCCGATCCGGAGAACAAGGGGCAGCGCATCGTTGCCGCAGAGATCACCGACAATGGTGAGGTGAAGCGCATCGAAGGCCGCGGCAACGGCCCGATCGACGGCTTCATCAATGCTCTCTCGATCTATCTCGGCATTCCGATGTCGGTCGAGGATTATTCCGAGCATTCGCTGCAGCACGGCTCGAATGCCTCGGCGATCTCCTATGTCGAAACCTCCTATCCCGGCGGCAAGCTCTTCGGTGCCGGGATCAACACGAACATCGTTGCTGCCTCTCTCGAGGCGATCGTCTCAGCGGCGAACCGCGTGCTCGATATTCGGGCGAAACAGGGCTGA
- the queF gene encoding preQ(1) synthase — translation MPTTDVSGLSMLGSQTETAANPEVAVLEKVPSGHAGTDYVVRFTAPEFTSLCPMTGQPDFAHIVIDYIPNEWLVESKSLKLFLHSFRNHGAFHEDCSIYIAKRLVELLEPKWLRIGAYWYPRGGIPIDVFWQTGKPPEGVWLPDQGVQPYRGRG, via the coding sequence ATGCCCACCACCGATGTATCCGGTCTGTCGATGCTCGGCAGTCAGACAGAAACGGCCGCCAACCCCGAAGTCGCCGTTCTGGAAAAGGTGCCGTCCGGCCATGCCGGCACGGATTATGTCGTGCGCTTTACCGCGCCGGAATTCACCTCCCTTTGCCCGATGACCGGTCAGCCGGATTTTGCCCATATCGTCATCGATTACATCCCGAACGAGTGGCTGGTGGAATCGAAGTCGCTGAAGCTCTTCCTGCATTCCTTCCGCAACCACGGCGCCTTCCACGAGGATTGCTCGATCTACATCGCCAAGCGACTGGTCGAACTGCTGGAGCCGAAATGGCTCAGGATCGGTGCCTACTGGTATCCCCGAGGCGGTATTCCGATCGATGTGTTCTGGCAGACGGGCAAGCCGCCCGAGGGGGTATGGCTGCCGGATCAGGGCGTGCAGCCTTATCGCGGGCGCGGGTAA
- a CDS encoding benzoate/H(+) symporter BenE family transporter — protein MLKDFSVQSLFMGCLTAFVGFASSFAVVLHGLQAVGATDAQAASALTALSVSMGLCAIVLSAATRLPVSIAWSTPGAALLASAGAIEGGFPVAVGAFLVCAALIVIAGLFRPLGRAVAAIPAPLANAMLAGVLLGLCFAPVKAIGFNPLLGLPIIIAWIVVGAFKRLWAVPAALAAFALVLALGMKVPDGALASLQHSLLPSLELVKPAFTVAGLVSIALPLFIVTMASQNIPGIAVLKVHHYDPKPGPLFAVTGLFSLFSAPFGGHAVNLAAITAAMCAGQDAHAEPKRRYWAAIIAGVVYIILGLLAGAVTAFVALAPPILIEAVAGLALVGALSNSALNAFQKAESREAAAITFLVTASGVSFAGISGAFWGLFAGGLMMALSHGVQLLRK, from the coding sequence ATGCTCAAAGATTTTTCCGTTCAAAGCCTTTTCATGGGTTGCCTCACCGCTTTTGTCGGCTTTGCCAGTTCGTTTGCGGTCGTTCTGCATGGATTGCAGGCGGTCGGTGCAACGGATGCGCAGGCCGCATCCGCTTTGACGGCTTTGTCGGTTTCGATGGGGCTCTGCGCCATCGTGCTCAGCGCCGCGACGAGGCTGCCTGTCAGTATCGCCTGGTCGACGCCAGGGGCGGCTTTGCTTGCCAGTGCCGGCGCCATCGAAGGCGGCTTTCCGGTGGCGGTCGGCGCGTTTCTCGTTTGTGCGGCGCTGATCGTGATTGCCGGCCTATTCCGACCGCTTGGACGCGCTGTTGCGGCGATCCCGGCGCCGCTTGCCAATGCCATGCTTGCCGGCGTGTTGCTCGGACTTTGTTTCGCGCCGGTCAAGGCGATCGGCTTCAATCCGTTGCTTGGTCTGCCAATCATCATCGCCTGGATCGTCGTCGGAGCGTTCAAGCGGCTCTGGGCCGTGCCGGCGGCGCTTGCCGCTTTTGCGCTGGTACTGGCGCTTGGCATGAAGGTGCCGGATGGGGCGCTGGCATCGCTGCAGCATTCGCTGCTGCCAAGCCTCGAACTGGTCAAGCCGGCCTTCACTGTTGCCGGCCTCGTCTCCATCGCGCTGCCGCTCTTCATCGTCACCATGGCCTCGCAGAATATTCCGGGCATCGCGGTGCTGAAGGTTCACCACTATGATCCGAAGCCCGGCCCGCTCTTTGCCGTTACGGGCCTGTTTTCGCTGTTCAGCGCCCCCTTCGGTGGCCATGCCGTCAATCTTGCCGCGATTACCGCCGCCATGTGTGCGGGACAGGACGCTCATGCCGAGCCGAAGCGGCGCTATTGGGCGGCGATTATTGCCGGGGTCGTTTACATTATCCTTGGGCTGCTCGCCGGCGCGGTTACCGCCTTCGTGGCGCTGGCGCCGCCGATCCTGATCGAGGCCGTCGCCGGCTTGGCGCTGGTCGGCGCATTATCCAACTCGGCTTTGAATGCCTTCCAAAAAGCAGAATCGCGCGAGGCCGCCGCGATCACTTTCCTCGTCACGGCATCGGGTGTTTCCTTCGCCGGGATCTCCGGCGCTTTCTGGGGCCTGTTTGCCGGCGGATTGATGATGGCACTGTCGCATGGGGTGCAATTGCTGAGGAAATAA
- the bluB gene encoding 5,6-dimethylbenzimidazole synthase, with product MPSFDDPSHSHNAASVADVSPKDADHLIAACAFSEAERAAVYRAIETRRDVRDQFRSDPLPEDLVRRLLEAAHRAPSVGFMQPWNFLLVRQQETRERVWKAFHQANEEACQMFEGDRRAQYQRLKLEGIRKAPLSICITCDTKRGGPVVLGRTHNPATDVYSTVCAVQNLWLAARAEGVGVGWVSIFHEDAIKNILNIPEHVKIVAWLCVGYVDELYDMPELAVKGWRERLPLDELIFEECWHADGKER from the coding sequence ATGCCCTCTTTTGATGATCCCTCCCATTCGCACAACGCAGCTTCAGTCGCCGATGTCTCGCCAAAAGACGCGGACCATCTGATAGCGGCATGCGCCTTTTCCGAAGCGGAGCGCGCCGCCGTCTACCGCGCCATCGAAACTCGCCGCGACGTGCGCGATCAGTTCCGGTCTGATCCTTTGCCTGAAGATCTCGTCAGACGGCTGCTCGAGGCGGCCCATCGTGCGCCGTCGGTCGGTTTCATGCAGCCATGGAATTTCCTGCTGGTCCGGCAGCAGGAGACTCGCGAGCGCGTCTGGAAGGCCTTTCACCAGGCCAATGAGGAAGCCTGCCAGATGTTCGAAGGCGATCGCCGCGCCCAATATCAGCGGCTGAAACTCGAAGGCATCCGCAAGGCGCCCCTCAGCATCTGCATCACCTGCGATACCAAACGTGGCGGGCCTGTCGTGCTTGGGCGGACGCACAATCCGGCGACGGACGTCTATTCGACAGTCTGCGCTGTTCAGAACCTCTGGCTTGCCGCCCGCGCCGAGGGTGTCGGCGTTGGTTGGGTGAGCATTTTTCACGAGGACGCGATCAAGAACATCCTGAACATACCCGAGCATGTCAAAATCGTCGCATGGCTCTGCGTCGGCTATGTCGACGAGCTCTATGACATGCCCGAGCTTGCGGTGAAGGGTTGGCGCGAGCGCCTGCCGCTCGATGAGCTGATTTTCGAGGAATGCTGGCACGCAGATGGCAAGGAACGCTAG
- a CDS encoding ABC transporter ATP-binding protein, protein MFRRFEKLVDPFQNYAELNPPSDPWRYLESNLHPFRFVMAMSLALAVVGAVIEIWLIGYTSKLVDILAAVRPDQLWASHGTELLAAAALVLIGRPLAGYVRESLDDIAFRPNAETLFRWRAHRHVLRQSVGWFRHDFSGRIASQVRDIGNSATGAAYAVLHTLSFVTIYIAGSLWLMASIDLRLIWPLLVWICCYLGLMALVIPRLRRASEEFQGACASLTGMLVDTYANVDVIKLFANAAEEDREGRQRFAAARKTFVRVQKLEVIVNSSMLFLGSFLIVGLVGYAVILWQAGSAPLGLIAASLALSFRITGMAEWMLDAVSSLFGQLGAMRQSLLTVAQPLAITDEPDARQLIVSGGAITFKDVTHHYGKGNGGLASVSLRIAQGEKVGLVGRSGTGKSTLVNLLLRFFDPEAGSIEIDGQNIRGITQESLRRQIGMVTQDAALLHRSVRDNISHGDPRFSENAMMAAADKAAASGFIATLRDHEGRTGYDAHVGERGVQLSGGQRQRIALARAILKDAPILVLDEATSALDSEVEAVIQDTLYGVMEGKTVIAIAHRLSTIARMDRIVVLDEGRIVEDGAHGDLLAQNGIYAALWARQSGGFIGDDDPIFNDE, encoded by the coding sequence ATGTTTCGTCGCTTTGAAAAGCTCGTCGATCCGTTCCAAAATTATGCTGAGCTGAACCCGCCGTCCGATCCATGGCGGTATCTTGAGAGCAACCTGCATCCGTTCCGCTTCGTCATGGCAATGAGCCTTGCCTTGGCCGTCGTCGGTGCTGTCATCGAGATCTGGCTCATTGGATATACCAGTAAGCTCGTGGACATTCTGGCAGCTGTTCGGCCGGATCAACTTTGGGCATCCCACGGCACCGAATTGCTGGCCGCCGCCGCCCTTGTGTTGATTGGGCGGCCGCTCGCCGGCTATGTCAGGGAAAGCCTCGACGACATCGCGTTTCGGCCGAATGCCGAGACCCTGTTCCGCTGGCGGGCTCATCGCCATGTCCTGCGGCAATCCGTGGGCTGGTTCCGCCACGACTTTTCCGGACGCATCGCCAGTCAGGTGCGCGACATAGGCAATTCCGCAACCGGAGCGGCCTATGCGGTGCTGCATACGCTATCCTTCGTCACGATCTATATCGCCGGCTCGCTATGGCTCATGGCCTCGATCGATCTGCGTCTCATCTGGCCTCTGCTCGTCTGGATCTGCTGCTATCTGGGCCTGATGGCGCTTGTCATTCCGCGACTCCGCCGGGCGTCCGAGGAATTTCAGGGCGCCTGTGCCTCGCTGACGGGCATGTTGGTCGACACCTATGCCAATGTCGACGTCATCAAGCTCTTTGCCAATGCAGCGGAAGAGGACCGTGAAGGACGGCAGCGCTTCGCCGCTGCACGCAAAACGTTCGTGCGCGTGCAGAAGCTCGAAGTCATAGTCAATTCGAGCATGCTGTTCCTGGGCAGCTTCCTGATCGTCGGCCTAGTCGGCTATGCCGTGATCCTTTGGCAGGCCGGCAGCGCGCCGCTCGGCCTGATTGCCGCCTCGCTCGCCTTGAGCTTCCGCATCACCGGCATGGCGGAATGGATGCTCGACGCCGTCTCGTCACTGTTCGGCCAGCTCGGCGCAATGCGGCAATCGCTGCTGACCGTAGCGCAACCGCTCGCCATTACGGATGAACCTGATGCCCGCCAACTCATAGTCAGCGGCGGCGCCATCACCTTCAAGGACGTGACGCATCATTACGGCAAGGGCAATGGCGGGCTGGCCAGCGTCTCACTGCGGATTGCGCAGGGCGAAAAGGTCGGCCTTGTCGGCCGTTCCGGCACCGGCAAGTCGACGCTCGTCAATCTGCTGCTGCGGTTCTTCGATCCGGAGGCAGGCTCCATCGAAATCGACGGACAGAATATCCGCGGAATCACTCAGGAAAGCTTGCGCAGACAGATAGGCATGGTGACCCAGGACGCTGCCCTGCTCCACCGCTCGGTTCGCGATAACATTTCCCATGGCGACCCCCGGTTCTCCGAAAACGCGATGATGGCGGCAGCAGACAAGGCGGCGGCAAGCGGATTTATCGCAACGCTCCGGGACCACGAAGGCCGTACCGGCTATGACGCCCATGTCGGTGAGCGCGGGGTCCAGCTATCGGGCGGACAAAGGCAACGCATCGCCCTTGCCCGCGCCATCCTGAAGGACGCGCCCATCCTCGTGCTGGACGAAGCGACGTCAGCCCTGGATTCGGAGGTGGAGGCTGTCATCCAGGATACGCTCTATGGCGTCATGGAGGGCAAAACGGTCATAGCGATCGCCCATCGCCTCTCGACCATCGCACGTATGGATCGCATCGTCGTCCTCGATGAAGGGCGGATCGTCGAAGACGGTGCCCATGGAGATCTGCTCGCGCAAAACGGCATCTATGCCGCATTATGGGCGCGCCAATCCGGCGGCTTCATCGGCGACGACGATCCTATCTTTAACGATGAATAA
- a CDS encoding DUF2076 domain-containing protein, whose product MSPEERQLLASLFDRVRATSSTQRDADAETFINQSVRDQPYAPYFLAQAVLMQEQGMKAAADRIQQLEARVRELEQQGADNHPQAQSGGFLGGLGSLFGGGQQQPQRGPGPQAGNPQQQGRLYDDYARNAPQPGPWGGQQQPSGPWNPQAGAPSAGGSFLRGALGTAAGVAGGVMLAESLSSLFSPHLGGTGGSGLGGLFGGTAANAAEQPAQETIINNNYFGNDGNDQNDNGQTNVDYASDDQDDNDYDYDDSSDNGGDDSSFA is encoded by the coding sequence ATGTCGCCTGAAGAACGTCAACTGCTCGCGTCCCTCTTCGATCGAGTCCGCGCTACGTCCAGCACCCAGCGCGATGCCGATGCGGAAACCTTCATCAATCAATCGGTTCGCGATCAGCCCTATGCACCCTATTTCCTCGCCCAAGCCGTGCTCATGCAGGAACAGGGCATGAAGGCGGCAGCCGACCGCATCCAGCAGCTTGAAGCGCGCGTGCGCGAACTGGAACAACAGGGCGCCGACAATCACCCGCAGGCGCAGAGCGGCGGCTTCCTCGGCGGACTTGGCTCGCTGTTCGGCGGCGGCCAACAGCAGCCGCAGCGTGGCCCGGGGCCACAAGCCGGCAATCCGCAGCAGCAGGGCCGTCTCTATGACGATTATGCCCGCAACGCTCCGCAGCCCGGCCCTTGGGGCGGCCAACAACAGCCGAGCGGCCCCTGGAACCCGCAGGCCGGGGCTCCCTCGGCAGGCGGCAGTTTCCTGCGCGGCGCCCTCGGGACTGCGGCGGGCGTTGCCGGTGGCGTCATGCTGGCGGAATCGCTCTCCAGCCTGTTCAGCCCCCATCTCGGCGGCACCGGTGGCAGTGGTCTCGGCGGCCTCTTCGGCGGCACGGCCGCCAACGCAGCCGAACAGCCGGCTCAGGAAACGATCATCAACAACAATTATTTCGGCAACGATGGCAACGACCAGAACGATAATGGTCAGACCAATGTCGATTATGCATCTGATGATCAGGACGACAACGACTATGACTATGACGACTCGTCCGACAATGGCGGCGACGACAGTTCGTTTGCCTGA
- a CDS encoding YciI family protein has protein sequence MYYAILAYHEEGVVESWTKEEDAALMSELLQINDRLVQEKSLGPAARLGATQSAVTLRGKGAGIVTDGPFAETKEQLLGFYVVDFPTLEAAVAAARDLRRVNPTAVYEIRPISLYIPGAPLASRDEE, from the coding sequence ATGTATTACGCCATCTTGGCCTATCACGAAGAGGGTGTGGTCGAATCCTGGACCAAGGAGGAGGATGCGGCATTGATGAGCGAACTCCTCCAGATCAATGATCGCCTCGTTCAGGAAAAGTCTTTAGGACCGGCCGCACGGCTTGGCGCGACGCAAAGCGCCGTGACGCTGCGAGGCAAAGGGGCCGGTATCGTCACTGACGGGCCCTTTGCGGAAACCAAGGAGCAATTGCTGGGCTTCTACGTCGTGGATTTTCCAACGCTTGAGGCGGCCGTCGCCGCAGCGCGCGACCTCCGGCGCGTCAATCCGACGGCAGTCTACGAAATCAGACCGATTTCGCTTTATATTCCCGGTGCGCCACTGGCATCCCGGGATGAGGAATAG